A portion of the Adhaeribacter radiodurans genome contains these proteins:
- a CDS encoding porin family protein, with product MKKIAFLLFTAFTISFASHAQIGIKLGANLSNLAGDLKHEDLNKNKIGFVGGISYNIPLSGDNFISLQPELLYSMKGYKYADITVNEIDPITSQSNQVTYEGKVNYSYLDLPILLKVNAGPIFFEAGPQLSYLLGIQDNTEKTINGVDFESYKKIDKDNLAELEIGYAAGLGFQAPMGITIGLRYNGSISHLAKNDNGDELANARNSLYQATVGFRLPTGK from the coding sequence ATGAAAAAGATTGCTTTTTTACTATTTACTGCCTTTACTATTTCTTTTGCTTCGCATGCCCAAATTGGAATTAAACTGGGTGCGAATTTATCTAACTTAGCCGGCGATTTAAAACACGAAGATTTAAATAAAAATAAGATAGGCTTTGTAGGCGGAATTAGCTATAACATTCCTTTATCCGGCGATAACTTTATCTCCTTACAACCAGAGTTATTATACTCTATGAAAGGTTACAAGTACGCAGATATTACTGTAAATGAAATTGATCCGATAACTAGCCAAAGTAACCAAGTTACTTACGAAGGAAAAGTAAATTACAGCTATTTAGATTTACCTATCTTACTAAAAGTAAATGCTGGTCCAATTTTCTTTGAAGCTGGTCCGCAATTATCTTATTTATTAGGCATTCAGGACAATACTGAAAAAACCATTAACGGTGTTGATTTTGAAAGCTATAAGAAAATTGACAAAGATAATTTAGCTGAGTTAGAAATTGGATACGCTGCTGGTTTAGGTTTTCAGGCGCCAATGGGTATTACCATTGGACTACGTTACAATGGCAGTATCAGCCATTTAGCTAAAAATGATAATGGCGATGAATTAGCCAATGCCCGTAATTCTTTATACCAAGCCACTGTGGGCTTTAGATTACCAACTGGTAAGTAA
- a CDS encoding YifB family Mg chelatase-like AAA ATPase has product MLVKTFGSAVQGVNAYTITMEVNVTPGTKYYMVGLPDNAIKESEQRIESALKYNGYRMPRQKVVINMAPAGIRKEGSAYDLPIALGILAASDQMRGERLGEYVIMGELSLDGTLGPVKGVLPIAIQARKEGFKGFVLPVQNAREAAIVNNLDIIGVENIKQAIDFFDGKIDITPLVIDTRDIFQSTVNQYEADFAHVQGQENIKRALEIAAAGGHNAIMIGPPGAGKTMLAKRLPSILPPLTMHEALETTKIHSVAGKLGESASLLSTRPFRAPHHTISDVALVGGGGVPQPGEISLSHNGVLFMDELPEFKRTVLEVMRQPLEERRVSISRAKMTIDFPANFMLIASMNPCPCGYYNHPDKDCVCGPGVVQRYLNKVSGPLLDRIDLHVEVTPVTFDQMTESRKAESSEAIRERVIKARKIQEERFKEFPNIHSNAMMPSQMVKEVCEINAGGKALLKTAMERLGLSARAYDRILKVSRTIADLADSPDIRIEHLAEAIQYRSLDREGWAG; this is encoded by the coding sequence ATGCTCGTAAAAACATTTGGTAGCGCTGTGCAAGGCGTAAATGCCTACACCATTACCATGGAAGTAAATGTTACTCCCGGCACCAAGTATTATATGGTTGGCTTACCCGATAATGCGATTAAAGAAAGTGAGCAACGCATTGAATCCGCGCTGAAGTACAATGGCTACCGCATGCCCCGTCAGAAAGTGGTTATTAATATGGCTCCGGCGGGTATTCGAAAAGAAGGTTCCGCTTACGACTTACCTATTGCTTTAGGTATACTGGCCGCCTCCGACCAAATGCGCGGCGAACGTTTAGGTGAGTATGTTATTATGGGTGAGCTATCGCTCGACGGCACTTTAGGTCCGGTAAAAGGAGTGCTGCCTATTGCCATTCAGGCTCGCAAAGAAGGTTTTAAAGGATTTGTATTGCCCGTACAAAATGCCCGCGAAGCAGCAATAGTAAATAATTTAGACATTATTGGGGTTGAAAATATAAAACAAGCCATTGATTTTTTTGATGGCAAAATAGATATTACGCCCTTAGTAATAGATACCCGCGATATTTTTCAATCTACGGTTAACCAATACGAAGCCGATTTTGCGCACGTACAAGGCCAGGAAAATATTAAGCGAGCCCTGGAAATTGCGGCCGCCGGTGGTCATAACGCCATCATGATCGGACCTCCAGGCGCTGGTAAAACCATGTTAGCAAAACGCTTGCCTTCTATTTTACCTCCACTTACCATGCACGAGGCTTTGGAAACCACTAAAATTCATTCGGTGGCCGGTAAGCTTGGCGAATCAGCTTCTTTGCTTTCCACGCGGCCTTTTCGGGCACCGCACCATACTATTTCAGATGTTGCCTTAGTAGGTGGCGGCGGGGTACCGCAACCCGGCGAAATTTCTTTATCGCACAACGGGGTTCTTTTTATGGATGAATTGCCGGAATTTAAACGCACGGTACTGGAAGTAATGCGTCAGCCGCTTGAAGAAAGAAGAGTATCTATTTCCCGGGCTAAAATGACCATTGATTTTCCGGCTAACTTTATGCTCATCGCCAGCATGAATCCGTGTCCGTGTGGTTACTACAATCATCCGGATAAAGATTGCGTGTGTGGTCCAGGGGTGGTGCAGCGTTATTTAAATAAAGTGAGCGGGCCTTTGCTGGACCGGATTGATTTGCACGTAGAAGTAACGCCGGTAACCTTCGACCAAATGACAGAATCGCGCAAAGCTGAAAGCAGCGAAGCCATTCGGGAGCGGGTAATAAAAGCGCGTAAAATTCAGGAAGAACGCTTTAAAGAATTTCCGAATATTCACTCCAATGCCATGATGCCTTCGCAAATGGTGAAAGAAGTTTGTGAGATAAACGCGGGCGGCAAAGCTTTACTTAAAACCGCTATGGAACGCTTAGGTTTATCGGCGCGCGCTTACGACCGTATTTTAAAAGTAAGCCGTACTATTGCTGATTTAGCTGATTCTCCAGATATCCGTATAGAACATTTAGCTGAAGCCATCCAGTACCGGAGCCTCGACCGCGAAGGTTGGGCTGGATAG
- the lpcA gene encoding D-sedoheptulose 7-phosphate isomerase: MSTFSNTILAELKEAQNLLNSFIAQPETTARIEAAAQLMSHAIKNKGKILSCGNGGSMCDAMHFAEELSGRYRHDRQALPAISISDSSHLSCVSNDYGYDSVFSRYLEALGNPGDVLLAISTSGNSGNVLKAAETAREKGLKVVSLTGKDGGKLASLSDVEIRVPHFSYADRIQEIHIKVIHILILLIEQSVVGK, translated from the coding sequence ATGTCTACTTTTTCTAATACTATTCTGGCCGAATTAAAAGAGGCCCAAAATTTACTAAATTCTTTTATCGCCCAGCCGGAAACAACGGCACGCATTGAGGCTGCGGCTCAGCTCATGAGCCACGCCATTAAAAACAAAGGCAAAATTTTATCTTGCGGCAACGGAGGTTCTATGTGCGATGCGATGCACTTTGCCGAAGAATTGTCTGGCCGTTACCGCCACGACCGGCAGGCTTTGCCCGCTATTTCCATTTCTGATTCTAGCCACCTGAGCTGCGTAAGTAATGATTACGGTTACGATTCTGTTTTTTCGCGCTACCTCGAAGCCTTAGGAAATCCCGGAGATGTTTTACTGGCTATTAGTACCAGCGGCAATTCCGGTAACGTTTTAAAAGCTGCCGAAACTGCCCGCGAAAAAGGTTTAAAAGTAGTTAGCCTTACGGGTAAAGATGGTGGTAAACTCGCCTCCCTGAGCGACGTGGAAATCAGGGTTCCTCATTTTAGCTACGCCGATCGCATTCAGGAAATTCACATTAAAGTTATTCATATTCTGATTTTACTAATCGAGCAAAGTGTAGTAGGCAAATAA
- the prmA gene encoding 50S ribosomal protein L11 methyltransferase, with product MDFIQVSITAPSELVDILTAELSQYGYDTFMETDNGLDAYTTEDIFSEADVVAVFARYNQNGRITYNIQKIEKQNWNEEWEKNFEPLLIGNVCSVRASFHPKPEQVQYDIIINPKMSFGTGHHETTTLMIENQLTINHQNKRVLDMGCGTGILAIMACKLGATSIVAVDIEDWTVENARENAAINDCASIEVRLGDVQQIAADTLYEIVLANINRNVLLDDIPAYAAKILPGGALVVSGFYTEDLDLIKDKALSSGLTFISVRSKNNWVSSVFTKQP from the coding sequence ATGGATTTTATACAAGTTTCCATTACGGCTCCGTCCGAATTAGTAGATATCCTCACCGCCGAATTAAGTCAGTATGGGTACGATACCTTCATGGAAACCGATAATGGACTCGATGCTTATACAACCGAAGATATTTTTTCAGAAGCTGATGTAGTTGCCGTATTCGCGCGCTATAACCAAAATGGACGTATTACCTACAATATCCAGAAAATTGAAAAACAGAACTGGAACGAAGAGTGGGAGAAAAACTTTGAGCCTCTCCTAATTGGTAATGTTTGTTCGGTACGGGCATCGTTTCATCCTAAGCCGGAGCAGGTTCAGTACGATATTATTATTAACCCAAAAATGTCGTTTGGTACCGGCCACCACGAAACCACCACGCTCATGATTGAAAATCAGCTTACCATCAATCATCAAAACAAAAGAGTATTGGATATGGGTTGTGGTACCGGCATTCTGGCTATTATGGCCTGTAAATTGGGGGCAACCAGTATTGTAGCCGTTGACATTGAAGACTGGACCGTAGAAAACGCACGCGAGAATGCTGCTATCAATGATTGCGCTTCTATTGAAGTTCGCCTTGGCGATGTGCAGCAGATTGCCGCTGATACTCTATACGAGATTGTATTAGCAAATATAAACCGGAACGTTTTGCTCGATGATATTCCTGCTTATGCAGCTAAAATTTTGCCGGGCGGAGCTTTAGTGGTAAGTGGGTTTTACACCGAAGACCTGGATTTAATTAAAGATAAAGCTTTAAGCTCTGGTTTAACTTTTATTTCTGTTCGCTCTAAAAATAACTGGGTATCGTCGGTATTTACCAAACAGCCCTGA
- the plsY gene encoding glycerol-3-phosphate 1-O-acyltransferase PlsY: MNILWIIGLLLAAYLIGSIATAVWVSKRFYGMDVREYGSKNGGATNTFRVLGKKPGTFVLLFDVLKGWIATSLAHILVQVQAISPENLIYYQLAFGILAVIGHVFPIYVGFKGGKGVATLLGMVLAIQPQAALICIGIFIVVLLLFKYVSLGSMIGALAFPLLLLLIPEFHPDKPVLTIFAFLLAGLVVYTHRKNINRLVNGVESKVPITLFGKRS; encoded by the coding sequence ATGAATATACTTTGGATAATCGGGCTGTTGCTCGCCGCTTACTTAATTGGTTCTATTGCCACTGCTGTTTGGGTAAGTAAACGATTTTACGGAATGGATGTACGCGAGTACGGTAGTAAAAATGGGGGAGCAACCAATACTTTTCGGGTGCTGGGTAAAAAGCCAGGCACATTTGTGCTACTGTTCGACGTATTAAAAGGCTGGATCGCTACTTCATTAGCCCACATATTGGTACAGGTGCAGGCTATATCACCAGAAAATTTAATTTATTATCAATTAGCATTTGGTATATTAGCTGTAATTGGGCACGTATTTCCGATATATGTAGGCTTTAAAGGTGGCAAAGGCGTGGCTACTTTGTTGGGTATGGTATTGGCCATCCAGCCGCAGGCCGCGCTTATTTGCATCGGTATTTTTATTGTGGTGCTGTTGCTTTTTAAATACGTGTCGTTGGGTTCTATGATTGGAGCTCTGGCTTTTCCGTTATTGTTGCTATTAATTCCAGAATTTCATCCGGATAAACCGGTGCTTACTATTTTTGCCTTCTTACTGGCCGGGTTGGTCGTTTATACTCATCGTAAAAACATTAACCGATTAGTAAATGGCGTTGAAAGTAAAGTACCTATTACGCTTTTCGGCAAACGTTCTTAA
- the upp gene encoding uracil phosphoribosyltransferase produces the protein MMPSDSVNILTQEPSVASQFISELRNVEVQQDSMRFRRNLERLGEIMAYKISTQLTYAPQQIQTPLAICEQQLLVDYPILATVLRAGLPFHQGFLNYFDKSPSAFVAAYRIEATSEIAVNVEYLVAPSLEGRVLLLVDPMLATGTSLALTYKAMLRFGTPSQVHIAAAIASPEGVNHIRQQLPHARLWLGALDDHLNDRSYIVPGLGDAGDLSFGSKI, from the coding sequence ATGATGCCTTCAGATTCTGTTAATATTCTTACTCAAGAGCCATCAGTGGCCAGTCAATTTATTTCTGAACTGCGTAATGTGGAGGTGCAGCAAGATAGTATGCGGTTCCGGCGTAATCTGGAACGGCTAGGAGAGATAATGGCTTATAAAATTTCAACCCAATTAACTTACGCTCCGCAACAAATTCAAACCCCACTGGCTATCTGCGAACAACAATTACTGGTTGATTACCCCATTTTAGCTACAGTATTGCGGGCCGGATTGCCTTTTCACCAAGGGTTTTTAAATTATTTTGATAAATCGCCGAGTGCATTTGTAGCCGCTTACCGGATTGAAGCTACTTCCGAAATAGCCGTAAACGTGGAGTATTTAGTTGCGCCTTCGCTGGAGGGGCGCGTTTTACTGCTCGTAGATCCCATGCTGGCAACGGGCACGTCGCTGGCGCTTACCTATAAGGCTATGTTGCGGTTTGGTACACCTAGCCAGGTACATATTGCGGCCGCCATCGCCAGCCCCGAAGGAGTAAATCATATCCGGCAGCAACTTCCTCATGCCAGGCTCTGGTTGGGTGCCTTAGACGACCATCTGAATGACCGTTCTTACATTGTACCCGGGTTAGGCGATGCCGGTGATTTATCTTTTGGGTCAAAGATTTAA
- a CDS encoding acyloxyacyl hydrolase: MIRNCLILRLWFIVLGCFSCLLAFAQEKIPISIGASYLQGSVLVHSPKIRHLQGVNPVGAEINLQYQTTGTKFWHQLYKYPRIGISLIAFDYQKPILGKSLAASIYLNKYVYHRAQDQISIRVGTGLAYFSNHFDWRLNATNNVISAPLNAVIQFRAEYERILSPKFSLLLAAGINHYSNGGNAKPNLGINIGTLSLGLNYYSQRSFEPLVQAWPPPGNKLSFTISGSAGIKQRDDFDTITYTVKSVALSAMRQLNPKSTLLIGLEGFYDPSLIPRRNWDPRVEPGTSPDIRRVALNFGHELAIGKLGFGTYVGWYAYRPYKSDAAFYQRLETRYPLTRNIYLAAGLKLHDLIKADVIEYRLGFRFWRKKNSPRSTVDSP, encoded by the coding sequence ATGATCAGAAACTGCCTAATACTTAGGTTGTGGTTTATTGTATTAGGATGTTTTAGCTGCCTACTGGCTTTTGCTCAGGAGAAGATTCCAATTAGTATCGGTGCATCTTATTTGCAAGGCTCCGTGCTGGTACATAGCCCTAAAATAAGGCACTTACAAGGAGTAAATCCTGTTGGAGCCGAGATAAATCTGCAATACCAAACTACCGGCACTAAATTTTGGCATCAATTATATAAGTACCCACGCATTGGTATTTCACTTATTGCTTTCGATTACCAAAAACCTATTTTAGGGAAGTCCCTGGCAGCCAGTATTTACCTGAATAAATATGTTTATCATCGGGCTCAGGATCAAATAAGTATACGGGTAGGCACCGGATTGGCCTATTTTAGCAATCACTTCGACTGGCGGTTAAATGCTACCAATAATGTAATTAGTGCTCCTTTAAATGCTGTTATTCAATTTAGAGCAGAGTACGAACGAATACTTAGTCCGAAGTTCTCACTTTTGCTGGCTGCCGGAATTAATCATTATTCAAACGGTGGTAATGCCAAGCCTAATTTGGGAATTAATATAGGTACCCTTAGTCTGGGTTTAAACTACTATAGCCAACGTTCGTTTGAACCGCTGGTACAAGCATGGCCTCCCCCCGGAAATAAGCTTTCTTTTACTATTAGTGGTAGTGCCGGTATAAAGCAGCGTGACGATTTTGATACAATTACTTACACGGTTAAGTCGGTTGCGCTTTCGGCCATGCGGCAGTTAAACCCAAAAAGCACTCTACTAATTGGTTTGGAAGGGTTTTATGATCCTTCGCTCATTCCGCGACGCAACTGGGATCCGCGGGTAGAACCAGGTACTTCGCCGGATATTCGGAGAGTAGCATTGAATTTTGGTCATGAATTAGCCATTGGTAAATTAGGATTTGGCACGTATGTGGGCTGGTATGCCTACCGGCCGTATAAATCAGATGCTGCGTTTTACCAGCGGCTGGAGACCCGCTATCCGCTTACCCGCAATATTTACTTGGCTGCCGGTTTAAAATTACACGACCTGATTAAAGCCGATGTTATTGAATATCGGTTAGGATTTCGCTTTTGGAGGAAGAAAAACAGTCCACGGTCCACAGTCGATAGTCCATAG
- the tpiA gene encoding triose-phosphate isomerase, which yields MRKKIVAGNWKMNKTYDEGLALVSEITNMVQDEVNNEAIVIVCPPFPFLAGIGKALTGNEKVKLGAQNCHQNESGAYTGEVSAVMLKSVGVEYVILGHSERRQYFLEDNQLLEAKVKAVLKQGLKPIFCVGETLDQREQDLTFEIIETQLKEGLFHLSNEEFENVVIAYEPVWAIGTGKTATSAQAQEVHAFIREQIARHYDAQAALDTTILYGGSANPSNAQELFSQPDVDGGLIGGASLKSRDFTDIVKSF from the coding sequence ATGAGAAAAAAAATAGTAGCCGGTAACTGGAAAATGAACAAAACCTACGACGAAGGTCTGGCGCTGGTCTCCGAAATCACCAACATGGTGCAGGACGAAGTAAACAACGAGGCAATAGTAATAGTTTGCCCTCCGTTTCCGTTTCTGGCTGGTATTGGTAAAGCTTTAACCGGGAACGAAAAAGTAAAATTAGGTGCTCAAAACTGTCACCAAAACGAAAGTGGTGCTTATACCGGCGAAGTTTCGGCGGTAATGCTGAAATCAGTGGGAGTGGAGTACGTTATTTTGGGTCATAGCGAGCGTCGTCAGTATTTTCTGGAAGATAACCAGTTGCTCGAGGCCAAAGTAAAGGCAGTTCTAAAACAAGGCCTTAAACCTATTTTCTGCGTGGGCGAAACACTGGACCAGCGTGAGCAGGACCTGACTTTTGAAATTATCGAAACGCAATTGAAAGAAGGCCTTTTTCATTTGAGCAACGAAGAATTTGAGAATGTGGTAATTGCCTACGAGCCGGTTTGGGCTATTGGTACCGGAAAAACGGCTACCAGCGCGCAGGCGCAGGAAGTACATGCCTTTATCCGGGAGCAGATTGCCCGCCACTACGATGCGCAAGCTGCTTTAGATACTACTATTTTGTACGGAGGTAGTGCCAACCCAAGTAACGCTCAGGAATTATTCTCTCAGCCCGATGTAGATGGCGGTTTAATTGGAGGAGCTTCTTTAAAATCCCGCGATTTTACGGATATTGTAAAATCCTTTTGA
- a CDS encoding dipeptidase — protein MDYTSYIEANKNRFISELFDLLRIPSVSADPAFHGDVLRAADFLSQKLREAGADKVEICPTAGYPIVYGEKIIDSSLPTVLMYGHYDVQPADPYELWHSPPFEPVIKDDKIYARGACDDKGQLYMHIKAFEMMMQQNQLPCNVKFMIEGEEEVGSNNLNTFVQQNKERLQADVIIISDTGIIANDIPSITSGLRGLSYVEVEVTGPNRDLHSGLYGGAVANPINILCKMIASLHDENNHITIPGFYDNVQELTAEERAEMAQAPFNVEEYKAALNLGDIHGEEGYSTMERNSIRPTLDVNGIWGGYTGEGAKTVIASKASAKISMRLVPNQTSEEITEKFHKHFTSIAPKSVKVIVKPHHGGEPVVTPTDSVAYQAASKAFEQTFGKKPVPVRSGGSIPIVAMFKSELGLDTVLMGFGLDSDAIHSPNEHYGVFNFLKGIETIPYFYKYYAEMSKG, from the coding sequence ATGGATTATACTTCTTATATCGAAGCCAACAAAAATCGGTTTATTTCGGAATTGTTTGATTTGCTCCGGATTCCTTCGGTAAGCGCCGATCCGGCTTTTCATGGGGATGTATTGCGGGCAGCCGATTTTCTGTCGCAAAAGCTGCGCGAAGCTGGTGCCGATAAAGTTGAAATTTGCCCAACGGCCGGTTATCCCATTGTTTACGGGGAAAAGATTATTGATTCCAGTTTGCCTACGGTTCTCATGTACGGACATTACGACGTACAACCCGCCGACCCCTACGAACTTTGGCATTCACCGCCCTTTGAGCCAGTAATAAAAGACGATAAAATCTACGCACGTGGCGCCTGCGACGATAAAGGTCAGTTATACATGCACATCAAAGCTTTCGAGATGATGATGCAGCAAAACCAACTGCCTTGCAACGTTAAATTTATGATTGAAGGAGAGGAAGAAGTAGGCTCCAATAACCTGAATACCTTTGTGCAGCAAAACAAAGAGCGACTGCAGGCCGATGTTATTATTATTTCGGATACCGGAATTATTGCTAATGATATTCCATCTATTACATCGGGCTTACGGGGATTAAGTTACGTGGAAGTAGAAGTTACCGGACCTAACCGGGATTTACATTCGGGTTTGTATGGCGGTGCCGTAGCAAACCCGATAAATATTTTATGTAAAATGATTGCCTCTCTGCACGACGAAAACAACCACATAACTATTCCCGGTTTTTACGATAATGTGCAGGAATTAACCGCCGAAGAACGGGCGGAGATGGCCCAAGCTCCATTTAACGTGGAAGAATATAAAGCAGCGTTAAATTTAGGTGATATCCATGGCGAGGAGGGTTACTCTACCATGGAGCGTAATTCTATTCGGCCAACCTTGGATGTAAATGGCATTTGGGGCGGTTATACTGGCGAAGGTGCTAAAACAGTAATTGCATCTAAAGCTTCGGCCAAAATTTCGATGCGCCTGGTACCGAATCAAACTTCAGAAGAAATAACCGAGAAGTTTCATAAACATTTTACTTCTATTGCTCCTAAAAGTGTGAAAGTAATTGTAAAACCGCATCACGGCGGCGAACCGGTAGTAACGCCTACTGATTCGGTGGCCTACCAGGCAGCCAGCAAAGCTTTCGAACAAACTTTCGGTAAAAAGCCCGTTCCAGTCCGAAGCGGTGGCAGTATTCCTATTGTAGCCATGTTTAAATCAGAATTAGGCTTAGATACCGTATTAATGGGTTTTGGCCTCGACTCTGATGCAATTCATTCGCCCAACGAACATTACGGTGTTTTTAATTTTTTGAAAGGCATTGAAACCATTCCGTATTTTTATAAATACTATGCCGAGATGAGCAAAGGTTAA
- a CDS encoding ABC transporter ATP-binding protein, translating to MKTYWRILQFARPFSGFVPQYFIFTFLGIVFGLFNFALLIPLLEVLFGTVDTSKAQVILQKPEFSISLDFAKEYFNYYFGKIIQEGGKSGALQFVCILILVSNLLANLFRYLSLRLDGAIRAKVVRNLRLTVYERLTQLQLGFFSNERRGDIMTRLTTDVQEIENSVISTLNVVSREPLTIVGLFAMLFTMSVKLTLFTVLVMPVSGYIISAISKKLKQRAVEGHESLGTILSIIDETLGGMRVIKAFNAQEYVIDKFSQHNNRYARIITSITNKRSLASPISEFMGVAAVAGILFYGGTLVLNQQSDLSASEFITYIVLFSQVLVPAKSISTAFSNIQRGLVSGDKILAIIDTQPQIRDLPTAKTLPTFSDSITFHDVSFAYGTEPILQHIDLTIPKGKTIALVGPSGGGKSTLADLLPRFYDPASGVITIDGVDIKTCTLHSLRDQMGVVTQESILFNDTIFNNIAFNKTGATEAEVIAAAKIANAHDFILQTPDGYQTIIGDRGGKLSGGQRQRISIARAILKNPPILIMDEATSALDTESEKLVQEALINLMKNRTSLVIAHRLSTIQHADEIIVLQKGKIRERGTHEELLRENGLYARLNQMQITNSVIS from the coding sequence ATGAAAACCTATTGGCGAATTCTGCAGTTTGCCCGACCATTTAGTGGGTTTGTACCGCAGTATTTTATATTTACTTTTCTCGGAATCGTTTTTGGCTTATTTAACTTTGCCTTACTTATACCTCTGCTCGAAGTTCTTTTTGGAACCGTAGATACTTCAAAAGCTCAAGTTATTCTTCAAAAACCGGAGTTTTCCATCAGTCTTGATTTCGCTAAAGAATATTTTAATTACTATTTCGGGAAGATAATTCAGGAGGGTGGAAAAAGCGGAGCTCTTCAATTTGTTTGTATTTTAATTCTGGTATCAAACTTACTCGCCAATTTATTCCGATACCTGAGTTTGCGCTTAGATGGAGCTATCCGGGCCAAAGTAGTGCGCAACTTACGTTTAACCGTTTACGAACGCCTTACGCAATTGCAATTGGGCTTTTTCTCCAACGAACGCCGGGGCGATATAATGACCCGCCTGACTACCGACGTGCAGGAAATTGAAAATTCCGTTATCAGTACTTTAAACGTAGTATCACGTGAACCGCTTACTATTGTGGGTTTATTTGCCATGCTATTCACCATGTCGGTTAAACTTACCTTATTTACGGTATTGGTAATGCCGGTTTCAGGATACATTATTTCAGCTATTTCTAAAAAATTAAAACAACGAGCTGTAGAAGGGCACGAGTCTTTGGGTACTATTCTGAGTATAATCGATGAAACCTTAGGCGGTATGCGTGTGATTAAAGCCTTTAACGCCCAGGAATATGTTATTGATAAGTTCAGTCAACATAATAACCGGTACGCCCGCATAATTACGTCCATTACCAATAAACGCAGCTTAGCTTCTCCTATTTCAGAATTTATGGGGGTAGCCGCCGTAGCGGGCATTTTGTTTTACGGTGGTACGCTGGTTCTCAATCAACAATCCGATTTATCGGCGAGTGAGTTTATTACCTACATTGTGCTTTTCTCGCAGGTACTGGTGCCCGCCAAATCTATTTCCACGGCTTTCAGCAACATTCAGCGCGGTTTAGTTTCGGGCGATAAGATATTGGCCATTATTGATACCCAGCCGCAAATCAGAGATTTACCTACCGCTAAAACATTACCCACTTTCAGTGATTCGATTACTTTTCACGATGTTTCTTTTGCTTACGGCACCGAACCGATATTGCAGCATATTGACCTTACTATTCCGAAAGGGAAAACCATTGCTTTGGTAGGTCCTTCGGGAGGCGGCAAATCTACGTTGGCTGATTTACTACCGCGCTTTTACGACCCCGCCTCCGGAGTTATTACTATTGATGGCGTAGATATTAAAACTTGTACCCTGCACTCCCTACGCGACCAAATGGGCGTAGTTACCCAGGAATCTATCTTGTTTAACGACACCATTTTTAACAACATTGCTTTTAATAAAACGGGTGCTACCGAAGCCGAAGTAATTGCCGCCGCTAAAATTGCCAATGCCCACGACTTTATTTTACAAACCCCTGACGGATACCAGACAATCATTGGGGATAGAGGCGGTAAATTATCGGGTGGACAGCGGCAACGGATTAGTATTGCCCGGGCAATTTTAAAGAATCCGCCTATTTTAATTATGGACGAAGCTACTTCGGCCTTGGATACTGAGTCGGAGAAACTGGTACAAGAAGCTTTAATTAACCTGATGAAAAACAGGACTTCGCTGGTAATTGCGCACCGGCTGAGTACTATTCAGCACGCCGATGAGATTATTGTGCTGCAAAAAGGTAAAATCCGGGAGCGCGGCACGCACGAAGAATTGTTACGCGAAAATGGTTTATACGCCCGGCTCAATCAAATGCAAATTACCAACAGCGTAATTTCTTAA
- a CDS encoding DUF6150 family protein, translating into MLVSLLLSIFSLLLSPSAAVSSRYITKETITKINREPDFCRIYGSVFLTSDPKYKRMARYVVYLETEEAFANLMVFKEENKLFADKPGLWYPAPAHDFADYVLFVTTNRAFADFSVYYTKSRSFAGCRQ; encoded by the coding sequence ATGTTGGTAAGCTTACTGTTGTCAATTTTCTCCTTGCTGCTATCTCCTTCAGCGGCGGTTTCATCCAGATATATTACTAAAGAAACAATTACTAAAATAAACCGGGAACCAGATTTTTGCCGCATTTACGGCTCTGTGTTTCTTACTTCTGATCCTAAGTATAAAAGAATGGCTCGTTATGTTGTTTACCTGGAAACAGAAGAAGCTTTTGCCAATTTAATGGTATTTAAAGAAGAAAATAAGCTGTTTGCCGATAAACCTGGTTTGTGGTATCCCGCTCCGGCGCACGATTTTGCTGATTATGTTTTATTTGTAACTACTAACCGCGCCTTTGCTGATTTCTCGGTTTACTACACCAAGTCACGTTCTTTTGCCGGCTGCCGGCAATAA